CGGCCGGTTCGCCTTCGACAGCCGCTACCTGTTCGGCTACGCCATGGCCGGCGCCTGCGCCTTCATCTGGACCGGCTATTCGCTGCTCTCGCGACAGTTCCAGGCGGTGCCGACCGCGGTCGTCGCATGGTTCTGCGCGGCGACATCGGCACTATCGCTGGTCTGCCACTTCCTGCTGGAGGACACCGTCCTGCCGTCCGGTCCGGGCGAGTGGCTGGCGGTCGTCGGCTTGGGCCTCATGCCGGTCGGCGCGGCGTTCTATGCGTGGGACCACGGCGTCAAGCGCGGCAACATCCAGGTGCTTGGCGCTGCGAGCTACGCTGCGCCGCTTCTCTCTACGCTCATCCTCATCGCCGCCGGCTTCGCCGAGGCGACGCCCCACATCCTGCTCGCCTGCGTGCTGATCACGGCGGGCGCGGTGCTTGCGGCCAAGTCGCTGCTGTTCAAGCGCCGCGCATCGCCAGAGGCCGCCGGCGCATGATGCCCTTTGGCGGCGGCCTCGACTCGGCCTCGAACGGAACGCTGATCTTCTCGATTGGCGCAGCCATCTTCTATCTCAACGCGCTCGACGCGCCGCCGAACCTCCGGCGCACGGCGGCGAAGGCGCTCGCGGTGGGCTTTCTCGCACTGCTCGCCCTGATCGAAGGCGGACCGCTCCTGCTCGTGGCCGCGCTCGCGGCGAGCGCTGCCGGCGACGCGTTCCTGTCGCGCCCGGGCGAGCGCGCTTTCCTCGGGGGCTTGGCGGCCTTTCTCGTGGCGCACGTCCTCTACGTGGCGCTGTTCCTCACTGCAGGGGAGGGCGCCGATTTCGTCCTGGAGCATCCGGCGCGCATGGTAGTCGGCGCGGTCATGATCGCCGCGACCGGCCTTCTGCTGGCGAGGCTGCGCGTCGTGGCGCCGTCAGAGCTGAAGGCGCCGGTGACCGCCTACGCGGCGGCCATCCTCGCCATGGGGCTCACTTCCCTCACAATGCCCGGTCCCTGGATCGTGCTCGGGGCGGTCTGCTTCATAGCATCGGACGCCATGCTGGCCGTCGAGAAGTTCATGCCCGTGCCCGATCCCACGCTGCGGACGGCGATGCGCACCGCCGTCTGGGTGGCCTACTATGCCGCGCAGGCCATCATCACGCTCGGCTTCCTGCTCGGGAGCGCGAGCTAACCCTGCTCGGGCCTGATGCGGCGGCCGACGTCTTCCAGCCAGTGATCGCGGATCTCGAGCGCGTTGAGGTGCTCGAGCGTGTTGATGACATATTCGTCATTTGGGCCCGACTGGCCATGCGATGTGGCGACGATCTCGGCGGCGTGTCCGGCGTCCATGCGGCCGGCATATTGCTCATGGCCGCGGTCGACGACGTAGCAGACCGCCGTGGCGGTGCCGCCGCTGGAGAGCTTTATCGGCAGCGTGCGCTCCAGATAGACCCTGGTGACGAGCTCGCGCTCGCGCAGGTAGGCAAGCACTTCCTCGCGCAGTTCGATCGGCACGCGAAAGGCCAGCCCGATGCAGGAGCCGCCACGGTCGAGCCCCAGCACCAGGCCGGGGTGTTCTTGGGTGCCGCGGTGCACCCAGGAGCGCACGCAGAGCGAACGCCGGAAGCCGTGCAGCCGTGCCCGCTGGACCTCGACATGCGCGAAGCCGGGGCGCCACATCAGCGAACCATAGCCAAAGACCCAAAAATCGCCCATATCATCGCCGCTCGTCAGGGTGACCGGCGAGGCGTAACGAAAGAGAGAGCATGGCGTCAAGCGAGACCACTCCCCGCTATTCCCGCCGCATGGTCTGGCTGGCGGCCTTCATCGTCGTGCTCTTCGGCGGCTACAGTGCCGGCTGGTTCTATGTCGGCAACATGCTCGAAGGCCAAGTGCGGACGGCGCTCGCGAACGCCGGGCAGAAGGGCGTCGCCGCCGACTGCGCCAATCCGACGGCGCGCGGCTTCCCGTTTCGCATCGGCGTCTACTGCGACAAGGTCAGCTTCGACGACGGCAAGGGGGTGAACGTCTCCGCCGGCGCGCTGAGGTCGGCCGCACAGGTCTACAATCCATTCCACGTCGTCAGCGAGCTCGACGGGCCGGCAACCGTCGGCCTCGGCAGCGCGGGCTCCCTTCAGCTGGACTGGAAGGCGCTGCGCGCCAGCGCGCGGCTCGCGACCCCGCTCCCGGAACGCGTGTCGATCGAGGGCACGGACATCGCCGCAGGTCCCGTTTCCGCCGCCCCACAGCTCAATGCGAAGACGTTCGAGGGCCACATGCGCCCCAAAGGCAGCGATCTCGACGTGGCGGGCAGCATCGGCGACCTGACGGCGGCTGCGGGGCTTGTCCAGGGACGCGTGCTGCCGCCGTTGTCCGGCCAGATCGACGCGACCATCGCCAACGGCGTCGCCCTGCTGCGTTCCGGTGCCGCTGACCTCAAGGGACAGTCGGCGACGATCCGCAATCTCTGGCTCTCGACCGGCCCGAACACGGGGGTCGGGGTGAAGGGCAGTATCGCGGCCGACGCCGCCGGCCTGATCGACGCCGACCTGACGCTGACCATCCGCAACGCCAAGGGCCTTGCCCAAGTCGCGGCTCAGGCGTTCCCCGAAGCCAGCAAGCAGATCAATAACGCCATGCTCGGCCTGGCGATGCTTGGCGAGAACACGTCCGTGCCTCTCAGGATCGTGAAGGGGAAGGCGACGCTCGGCTTCATTTCGCTCGGCGACATTCCGCCGATCTGACGCCCCGCTTCGGAACGGCGCAGTTTTACTTCTTGACCGGGTGCTCGATCGCCTGACGCCCGAAGTCCGGGGCATCGATCTCCTGGCCCGCCTCGATGATCGAGCGGCGGATCGCGCGGGTCCGCGTGAACATGTCGAACAGCTTGTCGCCGTCACCCCAGCGGATCGCCCGCTGCAGCGAGGCGAGATCCTCGGAGAAGCGCGCCAGCATTTCGAGGATGGCGTCCTTGTTGTGCAGGCAGACGTCGCGCCACATGGTCGGGTCGGAGGCGGCGAGGCGCGTGAAATCGCGGAAACCCGAAGCCGAGTACTTGATCACTTCGGACTTCGTCACCTGCTGCAGGTCGTCGGCCGTGCCGACGATGTTGTAGG
This portion of the Mesorhizobium shangrilense genome encodes:
- a CDS encoding DMT family transporter encodes the protein MGRATLIGFSAVAMWALLALLTDASGEVPPFLLSAITFAIGTLVGIVARLVSPTATAPVKIPPQVWGIGIAGLFGYHFFYFTALRNAPAVEASLIAYLWPLFIVLGSALMPGERLQWYHVAGAVLGLAGTFLIVTNGGRFAFDSRYLFGYAMAGACAFIWTGYSLLSRQFQAVPTAVVAWFCAATSALSLVCHFLLEDTVLPSGPGEWLAVVGLGLMPVGAAFYAWDHGVKRGNIQVLGAASYAAPLLSTLILIAAGFAEATPHILLACVLITAGAVLAAKSLLFKRRASPEAAGA
- a CDS encoding lysoplasmalogenase, which codes for MMPFGGGLDSASNGTLIFSIGAAIFYLNALDAPPNLRRTAAKALAVGFLALLALIEGGPLLLVAALAASAAGDAFLSRPGERAFLGGLAAFLVAHVLYVALFLTAGEGADFVLEHPARMVVGAVMIAATGLLLARLRVVAPSELKAPVTAYAAAILAMGLTSLTMPGPWIVLGAVCFIASDAMLAVEKFMPVPDPTLRTAMRTAVWVAYYAAQAIITLGFLLGSAS
- a CDS encoding DUF2125 domain-containing protein; the encoded protein is MASSETTPRYSRRMVWLAAFIVVLFGGYSAGWFYVGNMLEGQVRTALANAGQKGVAADCANPTARGFPFRIGVYCDKVSFDDGKGVNVSAGALRSAAQVYNPFHVVSELDGPATVGLGSAGSLQLDWKALRASARLATPLPERVSIEGTDIAAGPVSAAPQLNAKTFEGHMRPKGSDLDVAGSIGDLTAAAGLVQGRVLPPLSGQIDATIANGVALLRSGAADLKGQSATIRNLWLSTGPNTGVGVKGSIAADAAGLIDADLTLTIRNAKGLAQVAAQAFPEASKQINNAMLGLAMLGENTSVPLRIVKGKATLGFISLGDIPPI
- a CDS encoding gamma-glutamylcyclotransferase, producing the protein MGDFWVFGYGSLMWRPGFAHVEVQRARLHGFRRSLCVRSWVHRGTQEHPGLVLGLDRGGSCIGLAFRVPIELREEVLAYLRERELVTRVYLERTLPIKLSSGGTATAVCYVVDRGHEQYAGRMDAGHAAEIVATSHGQSGPNDEYVINTLEHLNALEIRDHWLEDVGRRIRPEQG